From the Brienomyrus brachyistius isolate T26 chromosome 23, BBRACH_0.4, whole genome shotgun sequence genome, the window GGCAGTATTTAGAATTCTGTTACTTTTTTGAAAAGTTAATACTTTTAGATTGCATCTGCTATTATATAGAAATAGTTTAAAAATCTCTTAAAAGATATCcctgttttttgttgttttttttgtctttgttttcAATCATCAAGTGCACACTTTTCTCTTTGTCCAATAGGGGGCAGTGGTAAGCTGTAGCTCAGCACACGCAACCATGACCTACTGTAGTGCTTTAGCGTCTTGGAAATACAAGCATCATTTTACAACTTTCAGACAAAAAAGTGGAAAATCTTTTACTGTTGAATGCCAGTTGTGCCTGCTAATAATAGACTCTGTCAGCATGGATGCTTTCAACTTCTAATGTAAAGAATCATGTTGAGGTGAGCAATGCTTTCAAGTTAAAACTCAACCAAGCTGGGGTTACCTGCAAACCTAGCTAGCATTGCATGTCCCCTGCTTCCCTTTAATGTGCTGGTCATCAGCCTTTAAACAGACGTTCCTCAAGTACAACACAGCATTGCCCTCAATTGCTGCTGTCCGGTGCCTTTTAAGTCATGGTGGAAACCATCTTACCCCAAATCGCAACCAAACGAGAAGATCCTTTTCATGCAATACAATAGTCAGATATCCTCCATTAAGTTGAATGAGAGCAAAATTGTAATGTGAAGATTTAGATGCAGGACATGCGATGTGTAAAAATATTCAGTTAACTTAATTCAAGCAATGTCATTAATCTGTGACAAATTAATATGGCCATTTCACAAATTAGTTATATAGCTTTTACTTCTATAAAACTGACTAGATGCAATCTTATCATGCAATGTTAGGAGGATTTTAAATGTCGTTTTCCATTTGATTTTTATCATTTAAGGTTTTGATAATTGTTTatgggcatggtggtgcagtggttagcactgttgcctcacacctctgggacccaggtttgagtctccgtctgggttacatgtgtgtggagtttgcatgttctccccatgtcatcgtggggtttcctccgggtactccggtttccccctacagtccaaaaacatgctgaggctaattggagttgctaaattgcccataggagtgcatgtgtgagtgactggtgtgtgagtgtgccctgcgatgggctggccccccatcctgggttgttccctgcctcgtgcccattgcttccgggataggctccggaccccccgtgacccagtaggataagcggtttggaaaatggatggataataaactTCGTCACCTATGCACATCTGTTTCTCATTATGTTGCTTAAATTAGTTTTAATTAGCTAGAGGTCATAAAGTAAAAAGAcagcttaataaaaaaaaaaactggacccTCTAGTCTTTCATATGTTTCTAATCCATTCATTTGATTAATGTTGATGCTCATATGCGAAAAGCAATTAACAAATTCGCCACTCAGAAGTATTGCAGAAAGAAAAACCAAATAGTGATAGAACGCAGCTGTTTTACACATGCCTTTCAAAAATGCATTGTAAATGTGTTCTAAAAGTATTCTGAATATAGTCTTTATGTACTGTAATGGAATACATTACTGAATACATGTATGTACTCAGTTTTCAGCCATCGCTACTCCTTCAGTTCTTTGCCTAACCCTGTACGTACATATGCATGCTTTGTTTGCCGACTTCCATCATACTAACGACGTGTAATctactcatcctctccttccctctttctctctctctctctgtctctctctctctctctcacacacacacacacacacacaaacagagacctgtattcatatctttatggggaacgtccattcatttctatgggcaaaaccccacaacatcaaaataacaggaattttattacattgtggggacatttggtccccacaatgtaatgtatacctggaccagACAGACACTTCAGACACACTTCAGACATGCacatggcccctcccacttccTAAGAGCCCGCCTACCTTTGGCTACCACGGAGAGGTGGACCACTTTGGTGGCTGTGGTTTGGAACTCATAGAAGGGGTAGAAGAGGATGCGGTTGAAGAAGCAGCGGTAAGTTCCTGAGTCATTGAACGTGACATTGAGAATGTAGATTGAAGCGTCCTGGATGTCTGCCGTGTTCTTGCTGCCGTTCCAGTCCAAGCGGTCCTCAAACTGTTCATTCATAATGGAGGGTACCTCCTCCTCATAGCTGTATATCTGAGCAAAGGGCAAAAATGCGAAGAACATGCATTCTGTTCATGTTATGTAGCAGATTCTCCAGCGAGAACATGAAAAACAAAGCAGTGTTTGGTTTGATGTCTTGAGCGTCAGAGACTGTTCACTGTTCACAAGTCAACTAGCCCaaggcagaggtggagattccaggtccagagagtacaaatccagaccaggattttattccaaccaaccagttgagtataaagagttacAGACATAGAGTACTCAACAGGATAGTTggaataaaatcttggtctggatttctactctctggacctggaaTCTCCACCTTTAGCCCTAGGTAAAGGTGATAGTAAACTGTGCCCTTGGAGGAACACAGGATGACTGTGTCTTGGGATCCAATAACCCGAAAACATGGTTCTAAGCATGCTGCAGTCCACACCACTTACATGAATATAGCTGTGTTCCCCTTTGGGGCGGAAGTACCAGCTGACTCTGGCGGTTGCCTCTACCTCTCCCCTCTGCTTACAGGAGATACAGCCCAGCTTGAAGCCCTGGCCGGCCACCGCCTGTGTGTCTGAGTCCACCTCTGCACAAGCGGCTTTGCACATGGACGCTGTTCCGGGATAGAAATAATCGACTTTGCAGAGTCACTGACGCTCAacccagagagagagaacaaaatgaaaaatagaAGTTGATCCACAGAAGAGATGGGAGCAAAACTGTTGGGACCTGAGAGGCGCGTACAGAGACCCATGGGCTGCTTTAATTATGGGAACAACGCGCCCAGTGTAAGTGGCATTGGAGTGGAACCAGTGCAATATAGTTAAACATAGAAAGAACAACATGCTACCATGAATCCGGTGACCCAGTCCAAGTTCTGAAagttatttatatagaaaagCTCAAGAACCGccatccccgcgacccagtaggataagtggtttggaaaatggatggatggatggatggaagaaccgACATCCATAACCCGTCCCCAAACTGCAGAGATGACTGGGCAAAATCTGGGCCAAATCAGCATGTCTAACGGGTAGGGATCCTGAAAATCATTCCTGTAGTTATCAGGAAATACACCATATGAACTCTTCTGCCTTGGTGCTGCTACTGAAAAAGCGTGGTCACCCTTTAATTTAAACCTTACCTGAGGAACAGTCAGGAGAAGATGTTCAGATGACCTCAGGGATCTTGTGGTGGTGAGCTGATAAAATCAATCTGCTTTATAGGAAGGGGCTAATCCATTTAGGGCTTTCAAGGTGATCAATAAGATCTTACactgaatcctaaaatgtaccaTCAGGAGAGAGACTAAGATGGGTGAGATATCCCTGAATCTTGCACCAGTTAAACGTTGAGTTTTGAACTTTGTAAACGTGATAGAGATGGCTAACTGACACCAAGGTATGAATTACAGTTGACCAAATGGAATGAAATAAAAGCGTGAATGAGTTTTGTGGATCTTAAAACAGAAGTGATTTGACCTTGGAGATCATCTTGTGCTGGAGAAAACTAGCTTTGACAACAGCAGTCATTTGTTCATGAGGTTTGATTTCTGAGTCAAAGATCAActccaatttttttttccataatagCTTAACATAGGGTGGCAATGTGAGTTTTGGCTGACCAAATGAAATGGATTCTAATTTGCTGTCATTTAGCtgtaaaaaatattattatttaagcttttttttttttttttacatttcttaAGCACTCACGAAGACAAGTCTAAGAGACTGGGTCATTGAGATTCAAGTGAAGATAGAGCTTGGTGTCATTAATGTAACAATGAAAAGAAATATTATAAAAACATTGCTTGAAGGTATCATGTGTATTTTTAAAAGAGCTGGTCCCACAATGGAGCTTTGGAGAACCCCCAGCCTAACGGCGCAACAGAGGAAAAGCCATTTACAATATTAACTGATGTCCTTTCCCTAGTGTAAGAAATGAGCCAATTCAGTGTAACACCCTAGATGTGAGCACAATGTTCCAGACACTCAATCAGCACCTAATGGTCCACAGTATGAAATGGTGTCCCGAGATCTAACAAAAGCAAAATGGCACAATCTGCAGAATCAAGTCAGTAGTACTGTAAATTACTTGTTGCGTTTAAAATATCAGATTCAGTGCTGTGAAGTGCTCAAAAACCTGACTGAAAAACTTCAAAGATTTCGTTTGCAGCTAAAATGCCACAAGttgaatttttttattattttttttttacatttttacagtAACTTGCAGAGAGTTTTGAAGTAGGACAAAAATTGCTGGGACTGCTGGGATTTGTGAGTTGCTGGCAGCAGTGAAGCCCAGCGAGCCGCCGCGTAGCTTCATATGCCAACTTACCATTTCACAATATAAGACACCATAGGAGTTGTGTGAATACTTCCACGGGGAACTGTTAATTAGGTCACTATTAATTAGATCTGCCAAGTGTTCGGGAAGTGGTCCAACACTGAGGACCTTAGTGTCTCCTATAGCCAATAAAGTGTTTGCTTTTAAAACCAAACTCTTAAAACTTCATTGCAGGAAAGGTTTAATACATGGCTATACAGTACAAATTTATGCTTCCAAAATGTCCAGTGCACTCTGCCCTGCTTTTGTACTCATACTGCTCCTTCAGCCTGTACTTTGTATTAGCAGGAAGCTTCAGCTATTCCCAACAGAGGCTGCTGCCTCTGTGATAAAGCTGACTAGATTCCACCAGCAAATCCACCAGTCTTCCTTTTTCTGTACATTTTGAAGATGTCAACTGTCCTGTCAGCATTTTCAACCAGAACACCTTCTCTGTCTCATCATGAGCACTATTGAAGCAAGTCAAGATGTGATGGACAATGTGTCCTGAAGTGGTGGAAGGACGGCATTACGGCCACATGTCCCAACTGAGAGTGAAAGCACCATGATGTCTGAGGAAGGCTAATTAATAGGCTGATGTCACACTGAGCATGAACTCAGGAACGCAGGCTGTGAGACTCACGCTCAGAGTCCAACGGTCTGCTGTGAGAATGACAAGTGGTGCTGGCAACTGGCACATAAatgacccatccatccatccatccatccatccatccatccatctatcctctGCACAGATCTTCTTTTCTTAAATTGTTCTTACTGACTCATTAGTTCAGTTCTGGCCATTTTACTATTAATTGCAATTTAGTCATTGTGTCCCAATGGGATACTAAACAGAAGGGTTTGCAGTTATTGCCAGAGtgttattaattaaaaagcacccaaatGAGGCTGCTTGTCAATAaactttttaactcagaacagctcttttagaactaattttggtttcaatttattactacttATAATGAATTTCGGCGAAAACTACTGGTTGATTCTAATGTGATATATGTtttgtaaacaaacaaaaaaagggttttgttataaaaccaataaatttgcaatattttactgaattaagTGACTTTCTGTGAGCTTTATACGGTATATATCAGGTTTATATCTTGTCCTGACTTTGTGCATGTAGTGAAAGCCTGCActtcctgtgtttgtgtggattTCCAAAGACGTGCCTCAGGTGGATCGATGCctttaaattgcctgtagtgtgtgtgtgtgtgtgtgtgtgtgtgtgtgcgtgtgtgtgtgtgtgcgtgggcgtaattattacattgtgaggacaagatttccccacaatgtgattaaaaaaaaactgtaattttTTACTTTGCGGTGACATATTTTCAGTCTCCACAATGATAACCTCAATTGTATaggaaatctgtgactgcaataaaaaaaaaaaaactacaaatgccaaagtcttgtattttgtttggttacttaaggttagggttagggctgggtaggcgtTAAGGCtgccattgttgggattagggttttccccacataaacaaatggagagtccccacaaagatatgaatacatggCAATGGTGAGTACGCAGGCATACTGCTAAAAGACGTCACTGTTTCGGGAAGCAATATAAATCAGCACAACATTTTCACCACTAATTTAAGTAACCTGTCATAGACTTCCGTTGGTGAGCGCGTTTATACACTTGGTGACTATAGTTTACCCTAGAAAGAAAGCAGGAAGGCTATGTTATTTTCTTCTGTTTTTAGGTGAGGACTCGGTTGGTCTCGTACGATGCTTACCGTACAGCGCACACAGCAGAGCCGGGATGAGCAGCAGCCGCAGTGCAGACATACCGAGGGGCGACATGGCAGAGGAGCGCGCGGCCAAGCGCCAGCTGGAGAGTCCGCAGGGGAACCGGCTCCCAAAGTGCCGCACCGCTCTTCTTATcggctttttattttttccctaaCCGTTGTCTAGTCTTTTTGAATGCAACTCCTTTTTGCAGGCCTTGACTATTCtcacgaaaaaaaaaacttttttttttccccaagtagcccttccttGCGCTGTAAAAACAGTAGAACAAACTCGCAAGAGGAATATCCGCTGGATTgtaaaatcagaaatgtcacttTGAAGAGTGGCCCCACAAAACttgctattattatttatgATTGTGCATCAATGTACAATATGAAGATGCAGTAATTAAACTCTAAACTTCAGGTTTCCGACTCTGCGCAGGTTCCTCATtgagccattaaaaaacacgtaAGTCTAACCCGCACCAATGACAGTTCCGCTCTGTAACGCCACCGAcctaaatatattaattaattattttctTTCGCTTATAAATATTCACTTACATTCCAATGGACAGCTGGAAGTGTAGAAAGAATTTCGGTTGTGCAGACAGTGGAAGACAAATGATTGTTTTAGACCTTCGACGTCAGTAATAGCAGACAATTCACCCTAAGTGCAGGGGCGTATTTCAGCCTAAGAGCGGAGATTGTGCAAAATAAGTTAACGCTCCGAAATATTTCAAAGCAGTCTGTTAACAAACAGTGATGTGACTTAAAATCAGTCGCCTTTCTCAAAGTGCTCTCTTTCGGTCTTTGGCTTATTATTCAGTCACAGTTTAATCAATTACATACTTTCCTTATTGCTGATATCTATTTGTAGGCCTGTTTTGCTTTTATAAACGTATATATTTTGAACATGACATATACTCTAAGATATTTTTCTAATCACTGTAAAATAAATCTCTATTTTTGCATGCTACGTTTATATGAGAAGGAAGCTCACCATCAGATATTTCAGCATCACCGCCCTGAGATTCTGGCATCAGtgcacagaaagcaaactagcATACAACTATTCATTCCCTTTAATGATTCATAACTTAATAAAGTGCAAAGTATAGCGTCCAGTGAAATGTAATTCGCTTAAATGTTCTCTGTCTTGTAAATAACTATATATCGTTACCATGTATTAATATTCGTGTTTATGCGTACGCGTTCTGCTAAAGGCACTAATTATGCCCAATCATGAAAAATTAAAGCCGGTTATGTCCCTGGCGCATGCCTCATTAAATAATTCTGCGGACATTCATGCGACGTTTTCGGACTGAACAGACTAATTAGTTAATTAAACGTGCTTATAATGTCTGTCTATCTAAAAACATTCCAGCAATATTGCTCTAAGAAATACATTCACGGGAGAGTGCAGTAAATAAGTGAAGGACGACCGCGATAAAGGTCGAAATACTGGTAGGCTTAAGCCGAAAATGAACGTAAAAAAATCACTGATAAAGGAATTCAGCTGCTTAATGATGTCCAGTTTTACCTGCCCCCTCTGATCTAAATTGCGTACATTAGCGCAGTGTCCTTTAATGTCCTTTCAGAGGGCGAGCTCGTTTTCTCAGCGCATCCGTAATGAATCCTCCGGCTCCTTTCTCAGCAGGCTGTATCTTAGTAGCTCCGTTTTTACTGCGGTAAAGGTGGATGCAGGCTGGGGACGATACGCGCACGCTCCGGAGTGACCGCCGTGCACGCGCACAGACCGAGGAGCGCGCGCGTCTGCAGGAGCGACGATTGTGGACGAAGATCACAAATACCATCACCGCTGATAACGGCGGTCTGCATTATTTGTCTTCAACGGTATTTGCAGTCCTTCTCTAGTGTCGATTAAAAGCAATATGCTTGGTACACGAAGATGAACGCAAGCGTGCTTAGCAGGATGTTATGAgattgggaaggggggggggggggtgcatttgaTGCAATGCGGTAGGTGAAGGATAAAGAGAACAAAGCGAGCCattatagttgttttttcaatTATTTACACATATTCTTTTAAACTAGGCTAATTTTCTCAAACCTTTACACACAAACCCCACTAACAATACAAAGACCAAAACATCTCGCATCTCTGGCAaaatgaaacagcaaattaaaaCTATGTAGTCCAGTCTCAACATATTATTTTTTGTATCAGAATTGTACACACATGCACCATATGCTGTAATTTATATTgtaatttgcaggatagtaagggccttataattgaaaatgaaattgatatagtaaatgagtttaatgattattttacacaggtgctcacagtagagaacacgagtaacttaccaccatttagtacgaatacagcgtcgtctatgaccaatatatgtataactgaggctgatgtggtactaagcctagctaagctcaaaataaataagtcATAGGGGCCTGATGGTATCTTACCTAcagtatagttttaaaagagatgaaggatgttattagccaacctttaactttactatttcagaaatccttatctactggtgtggtaccttttgatcggaagcatgctaatataacggccatattcaaaaaaaggggatagaagtaacccagcaaactataggccaatcagtttaactagcattactggaaaaataatggaagctataatccaagtgaaaatggtagattacctggattcagataacattctgagggatagccaacatggatttaggagagatagatcctgtttaactaataatttacttgagttctttgaggaagctacaagagaaattgatcacaaaaaggtctacgatgtgatctacttagatttccagaaggcctttgatgttgtcccccacaaacggctcttgcttaagctcaaagctgcagggattttaggaactgtagcagcttggatcaaaaactgattaacagacaggaagcagcgagtagttattagaggcacaatgtcacagtgggcctgcgttcat encodes:
- the LOC125719545 gene encoding sodium channel subunit beta-1-like, whose amino-acid sequence is MSPLGMSALRLLLIPALLCALYASMCKAACAEVDSDTQAVAGQGFKLGCISCKQRGEVEATARVSWYFRPKGEHSYIHIYSYEEEVPSIMNEQFEDRLDWNGSKNTADIQDASIYILNVTFNDSGTYRCFFNRILFYPFYEFQTTATKVVHLSVVAKATRGVASIISEVMMYVSIIGLQLWLLVEMIYCYKKIAAAGDEALRQSAEEYLAIASESKDNCAGVQEAE